The Chloroflexota bacterium sequence GCCGACCAGGTCGGCGAACATGACCGACACCAGCCGCCGCTCGGCACTTGGCTCGGCGCTTGCCTTGGGTGCGGCCGCTGCATCGGCCTGCATGGGTGATCCGCATTCGCCGCAGAACTTGACCGATGGTGCGTTGAGGGTCCCGCATACGGCGCAGGCCACGCCGAGCCCGTGGCCGCACTCCGAGCAGAACTTGCGGCCGGCGTCGTTGGGCGTGCCGCAGTTCGCGCAGATGACCGGGGCGAGATCCATGAGGGGAGACCTTACCGAACGACGGCCTCCCTGGGAAGTGCCGCTGCTTGGGTCCGTGTACACCCGGCGTGCACAAACGGGAACTACGGCCAGGATACAGCCGCTTGTTCCTCTCCCTGCTCAAGGGGCGTGCGGCAGCGGCAAGTTCACGACCCAAACGGGTGGGGCCGGGCCTCTTCTTGCCAGTTGTGCACACCCGGTGTGCGCGGCGAGCCGCGGCGCGCAGGGCTAGGGCTCGTCGATCCCCTCGAAGAGGGACGACTCGCGCAGGCCGGGCGCGATTCCGCGGTGCGGCCAGCGGGTCAGCACGAAGCTTTCCGGGGAGAGGATGCGCGACGCGAGGTCATCCGGCATGTCGAGCAGCCAGCCGAAGTCCTGGCGCTGGGTCTTGTGGCAGTCCATCGCGGCCAACTTGGCGCCAGACCAGGCCTCGACATCCACGAAGGCCGTGATCTCGGCCTCGGGCACGCCGAATGACTCCTCCTCAGCGGACTCCGACGACTCTTCCCCCTCTGCATCGAGGTCCCACGGCAGCTTGAGGCCGCGCTCCTTCATCTCGACCATCACCGCGAACCATCGGTCCCGGTTGAACGCGATCTCATAGAACTTGGCGACCGACCAGGCCGGTCCGGCGGCGTCGAAGCGCGACGAGTCGGCGGCCGCCTGCAGGGCGGAGACCGCCACCTTGTGGGCATTGATGTGGTCGGGGTGGCCGTAGTTCCCCTTGGCGTCGTAGGTCACCAGCACCGCCGGCTGGGCCGCGCGAATGACCGACACCAGCTTCCCGCAGGCCTCGTCCAGGTCCGCCTGCCAGAACGCGTCCGGGTGCGCGTTTGCCTCGGAATCCATCATGCCGCTGTCGCGGTAGCCGAGCCGATGCACCTGAAGCTCGCCCGGGCCACCGTCCCGCAGCGCGGCAACCGAGCAGTCCAGCTCTGCCGTGCGGATCTCGCGCATCCGCGGTGTCGCCTCTTCGGGGTCCAGCGAGGGATCGTGGATCTCGCCCTCCTCGCCTCCGGTGCACACCACCAGGTCGACGCGACGCCCCTCCGCGATGGAGCGGGCGATCAGGCCGCCGGTGGCGAAGCACTCGTCGTCGGGATGGGCATGCACCAGCAGCAGTCCGGCGGGTCGCGCCGGCTCACGCGACATGACGCTCCGGCGCGTAACCAGCCTGCAGGAGTGTGGCCTGGGCGTCGCGATAGCCGAGCTCGACCATCCGGGCCACGCGGCCGAACTGCAGGCCCGAGGTGAGACCCAGCCGCGGCCGGATCATCAGGTCGGGCTCCTCGACGTGCACCGGGTCTGCCCAGCGCGTTGCCAGGAGCGCGGCGTAGCGGCGGGCGGTGAGCGCATCCGCCGGGCTCCCCGTCCCCAGGCGACCGCCCAGGCGGCGGAGCAGCGTGGCGACCGGCGGCGATGCGAGCAGGCCCGGCTTGGGAATGTCGATCCAGACGCCGATCACCGGCGCCGTCGAGAGGCTGCGCGCGAGGCTGACCGGCACCGACTCCCACGGACCGGCGTCGCACCAGACGGCGCCTTCGACGGCCGTGGGCGGGAACACGAGCGGCACCGCGATGCTGCGCTCCAGCGCGTCGAGCAGTCGACCCGAGGTGATCGCTGCCGGCCGCCCAGCGACCAGGTCGTAGGCAGACACCGCGAGCGGCAACGGCAGCTCCTCGATCCACGGATCGCCCAGGATCGGTCGCAGGTGCTCGAGCAGCGGCCGCGGATCGAAGAGGGCGAGCCGCCCGCCGCGGCCCACGGCACGCGAGACGGAGAACTGCCCGGCAAGGCGTTCCATCTCGCGGGGCGCTACGCCGGCGGCGATCCCGGCGCCCACGATCGCACCCATGCTGGTGCCCACCACCAGGCCCGGGCGCAGCCCGGCGTCATCGAGCGCCCGCGCCACGCCGATGTGCGCCCACCCCCGGCCGCCGCCACCGCCGAGCGCCAGGGTGAACCCGGACTGCAGCACCCGCGTCATCGGGCGAGGTGCTCCTCGCACTGGCACAGCTCGCGCAGCTTGGTGTACGTGAAGAGGCCCGTGTCATGGCCATCGGCCCAGATCGGCGCCAGGGCGTATCGGCCGATCCATTTCACCCGCTCCATGGTCGTCTGCTGCTCGCTGAAGACCATGTCGAGGGTCACGATGCCGGGCATATTCCCCTCGCCCGAGCAGAGCGCGCAGGGGCAGGCGCGACGCAGGTCGGTCCAGCGCCACTCGCCCAGGTGGCCGTCATCCCAGCGGATGCGCATCAGGCGGGCGGTGTCGTCCAGCTCGACGGCGATGGGGTTGATGATCTGCTGCATCAGGGGACCCACG is a genomic window containing:
- a CDS encoding PIG-L family deacetylase; this translates as MSREPARPAGLLLVHAHPDDECFATGGLIARSIAEGRRVDLVVCTGGEEGEIHDPSLDPEEATPRMREIRTAELDCSVAALRDGGPGELQVHRLGYRDSGMMDSEANAHPDAFWQADLDEACGKLVSVIRAAQPAVLVTYDAKGNYGHPDHINAHKVAVSALQAAADSSRFDAAGPAWSVAKFYEIAFNRDRWFAVMVEMKERGLKLPWDLDAEGEESSESAEEESFGVPEAEITAFVDVEAWSGAKLAAMDCHKTQRQDFGWLLDMPDDLASRILSPESFVLTRWPHRGIAPGLRESSLFEGIDEP
- a CDS encoding patatin-like phospholipase family protein; protein product: MTRVLQSGFTLALGGGGGRGWAHIGVARALDDAGLRPGLVVGTSMGAIVGAGIAAGVAPREMERLAGQFSVSRAVGRGGRLALFDPRPLLEHLRPILGDPWIEELPLPLAVSAYDLVAGRPAAITSGRLLDALERSIAVPLVFPPTAVEGAVWCDAGPWESVPVSLARSLSTAPVIGVWIDIPKPGLLASPPVATLLRRLGGRLGTGSPADALTARRYAALLATRWADPVHVEEPDLMIRPRLGLTSGLQFGRVARMVELGYRDAQATLLQAGYAPERHVA
- a CDS encoding DUF971 domain-containing protein: MQQIINPIAVELDDTARLMRIRWDDGHLGEWRWTDLRRACPCALCSGEGNMPGIVTLDMVFSEQQTTMERVKWIGRYALAPIWADGHDTGLFTYTKLRELCQCEEHLAR